The DNA region tcttatgatttccgcactgaattattgttatattgatattgttattgaactgTGCGCTTTGTCGCGACTACAGAGTGTGGAATCATGGAACGTCCTACTTGTATTACttcgggttgaatgaacaaccctaggcgagTCCAAACCCGAGGTTTGAGATTAAGCCTATTGGGacacttagactttccccgggggttacattttgggggattttggcaaacttgAAACGATTAGAATTTGGAACTAGAGACCTTAGGGAACTTAGTTTTCAAGAatgaaactcataacttgactaatccaatttgaaatatttctattaatgaataaaaccaTAGGTAACTTAAGTGgagaaatgattgcgaaagacggggaaatgtcgacaagtcttgGAGTTGCTGGGATTTGATGGTCGCCACgaggatgaaccatagtgaccaaaGATATGTCACTGAGTACGATGCGTACTCCGGCTACTTACAGCCTAGTCGTAGAGtcgactttgaccttcgggtaTTATTGAATTAAGAGTCGTAGCTAAACACTACATGGTGAGGACAAtaccatgtttggctaaccatattgcatcatgcatacattcggggCTTGAGACGATCGAAAGATCAAGCTTCGGTGAAGTTCAGACGACTTCggtcggcttcacgaaggttgagaCAGTTGAAAGAttggccttcatcgaagaacaccaagagtgtatcttcggcagAGCGGGCAAAAAAAATGGTTCAACCTGGAGGGGTTAGAATTGATCCGattatgcatgggtttgtaagtgacactcgagcggaaatggttacaCACTAGGCTAGTGgtgactgactcgatggtgccaaTCCCAAACaaactatccggatcattttgaattgcatttcacgcatacatgtACCATAACTGGAATCGCGTTCTGTTTGCATtattgaattattgttagatccgataacatgctaggattatatataaacatatatatatatatatatatatatatatatatatatatctatacccccatcacatgttgtttgtatatttactctattccgtgagttgaccctagcgccttggctttggtttcatgtttgtgtttggacggtcggcctgctgccagatgtcgatggcggattggttttcgatggtctctccctcgaggGGGATCAAGTTTGAGTTGGTTGATCGACATGCCCCCActgcttgggtgatcgatcttaAGGATCATCGGGCGACATATCGGGGAAGGGTAATGGAGGACCGAACTgatgagcgtggacgtctgacgagaggagttctacgacgcatggagctgagcttcaacttaccACCTTCGGTGCGCTGTGGACCGGGCACTGGCCAGAGACCACCTTCACAACCTTCACCTTCATCTGACGAGGAGGATCCATCTGAGATCGAGGCTGATACTGAGGCACCTGTCGCGCCACTTCCTCCTACTgctgtcgatcctaccgacgttgtgtcgtcctcgaggctcgtggagccgaagagggagccttatgttccatctgcctctcgTCGTTTTCCGTCTACTCCATCACGTGGCTACCGCGTGGAACCCCTGGTgcgtgtggtggaggaggatgtccttttagaggaggtagatgttgagatgggtTCGACTAGGGTCGTACGCAGGACAGTCAGGAGGAGGTTGTGGATTTGGACGCGGAGATAATCATGGTGGACTCCGACACTGACGTCGATTGCTACTTCgcgagcgacgaggaggaggaggaggagtattGAGCGGTactggagggtaggtttaggcaggagtCATATTTTtagtgtagagctctgattcgttttgttttggaacagggtaggttcccgacgcatagctttttgtgtggttctcttgctggaggatcacagagagttagtcggactgtagggtTCTTGTCTAGGTCATTTTGGGGCTGACTTTCTTCTggaggattgtaattataactttatcACTCAcgtttctggatctgtaaatatttgcctgtGGGCACACTACTTgaagtcactgcgagtgcgcgtgacgttggagtgcagctgaggctgtacctgtttatatgatgtacatcggttaggtTTAAATTGCGGGATTATGTCTTTATCTTTATGACGTTTTCATttcaacaaaagaaacaaacgaaaaaaaaatacctgtttttcgcttaaagtttatttttaagttacttaagtgacacctgaaaatcggggtgttacagatagCTACCTaaaaatcggggtgttatagATAGCTTGTAGCACTCGAGCGCCCGACAATTAGCGCTCGAGCGCCCTGTCAACAGAAGCTCCAATGTTTGGAATAAGGGTGTTAGTGTTCAAGCGCCAACAAGTTAGTAATTTTGGAGTTTTTGCTCCAGGAGCTGGCGCTTGAGCGGTGCTTCCTAGCGCTCAAGCGCCCGGTGTTGTCAAGGTTTTATTATAAATAGATGTTAATTTGTTCTGTTAAGtaactttttcttctttggaccAGGTGAGCATttgagcaaaaaaaaaaaaatagagagaaaGGGCAAAATTTAAAGGTTTGGGAAAAGTTGAGGGACtaaaccataaaaacaaaaattcatACTTAAATTACCCCCTTTCTTTTTCTGTAATTTaagtatgatttttttttatgatttagtCCCTCAACTTTTCCCAAACCTTTAAATTTTGTCCTTTCTTTCTATTGTTTTTGGGCTCAAATGCTCACTTGGtccaaagaaaaatataatttgCAAAGGCCCAGGCAAGCTGGGCGGTGAATCCGCCCCTGCTTGGGGGGTTTTATTTTTGGTTCTCCCATTGCACTAGCAATAGGAGCAAAGTTTGTACAGGTGAGAAACCCAAAGAAGTTGCGTGGTATATTTTGATtccttgattttgatttttttttcttcacttttAGTAGTCATTTGCTGGATTTGGAAAGCGAGCTTAAGGATTTTAAGATGCATAGGATGGAAAACATGTAATATCTTTAAAATTAATCTATCTGTGTTTCTTTTCTATATATATGAGCTCTTGCAAATCATGCTTTTCTCAGGTGGACTGATGTGAATTCGCATCAGTGTTATGGAGCCTGATGACCGGGATTTATATGATGTTTatagggtttttccttgctagttttgagtctttactCTTTGTCTTATGTAGtttttcatgcattctcatgcatttttacctttctttgagtttttgtttggttttggtaattatgtagttttataagggtctttcttgcatttttatagagtttaggaccTGCATGTGTTTTCCAAGGAATTCTGAAGACTATTGTGCttaaaagccctttgaatttcttgatatttttccttgtcttggtcTTTAAGTGCTTCAGCAGGTAACTCATGAAGAGGGAAGGCCAAAGACCTGGAAGAATTGATGGAAAcattcaaaggggggttacAAGAAGCCAAAAAACAATCAGAAACGTGAgactggcgctcaagcgcccatg from Lotus japonicus ecotype B-129 chromosome 2, LjGifu_v1.2 includes:
- the LOC130735298 gene encoding uncharacterized protein LOC130735298; protein product: MSMADWFSMVSPSRGIKFELVDRHAPTAWVIDLKDHRATYRGRVMEDRTDERGRLTRGVLRRMELSFNLPPSVRCGPGTGQRPPSQPSPSSDEEDPSEIEADTEAPVAPLPPTAVDPTDVVSSSRLVEPKREPYVPSASRRFPSTPSRGYRVEPLVRVVEEDVLLEEVDVEMGSTRVVRRTVRRRLWIWTRR